One Myxococcus xanthus genomic window carries:
- a CDS encoding ABC-F family ATP-binding cassette domain-containing protein, with product MFNVINVSKAYGPKKLFEDVNVTFSPGRRYGLTGPNGAGKSTFMKILAGDEEADMGNIVRPRKLGILRQDHFRYEDNRVLDVVLMGNRALWAAMSEKNELLAKSDITEEDGNRLGDLEGVIAEEDGYSAESDAATLLAGLGIDQASHEEPMKQLTGGLKLRVLLAQALFGKPEGLLLDEPTNNLDIDSIRWLESFLHDYEGVLITISHDRHFLNAICTHIADIDYETIIHYPGGYDDMVRQKAQVRSRVESETEEKKKKIAQLQDFVARFHAGTRASQVQSRIKQIDKLKSDDLKRSNIARPFIRFDQKVVSGKQTLMVEGIHKSFEGQEVIKPFNALVCKGEKVCVIGRNGVGKSTLVKMIAGQLEPDGGKIGWGHQASVGYLPQDHHGVVRKGTTCFGWLRDLHDKLTNEEISGVLGRMLFSGEERMKNTDTLSGGETVRLLLSKLMIMQDNVLVLDEPTNHLDLESIAALAEGLQKYEGTVIVVTHDQELISEVATRIWSLQAGKEVLDFNGPYSEFVEKHSDVAARRR from the coding sequence ATGTTCAACGTCATCAACGTCTCCAAGGCCTACGGGCCCAAGAAGCTTTTCGAGGACGTCAACGTCACGTTCTCGCCGGGCCGCCGCTACGGCCTGACCGGTCCGAACGGGGCCGGGAAGTCCACGTTCATGAAGATCCTCGCCGGGGACGAGGAAGCGGACATGGGCAACATCGTCCGGCCTCGCAAGCTGGGAATCCTGCGCCAGGACCACTTCCGCTACGAGGACAACCGCGTCCTCGACGTGGTGCTCATGGGCAACCGCGCCCTGTGGGCGGCCATGTCCGAGAAGAACGAGCTGCTGGCCAAGTCCGACATCACCGAGGAGGACGGCAACCGGCTGGGCGACCTGGAGGGCGTCATCGCCGAGGAGGACGGCTACTCGGCGGAGAGCGACGCGGCCACCCTGCTGGCGGGCCTTGGCATCGACCAGGCCTCCCACGAAGAGCCCATGAAGCAGCTCACCGGCGGCCTCAAGCTCCGCGTGCTGCTCGCGCAGGCGCTGTTCGGCAAGCCGGAAGGCCTGCTCCTCGACGAGCCCACGAACAACCTGGACATCGACTCCATCCGCTGGCTGGAGAGCTTCCTCCACGACTACGAGGGCGTGCTCATCACCATCAGCCACGACCGGCACTTCCTCAACGCCATCTGCACGCACATCGCGGACATCGACTACGAGACCATCATCCACTACCCCGGTGGGTATGACGACATGGTCCGGCAGAAGGCGCAGGTGCGCAGCCGCGTCGAGTCCGAGACGGAGGAGAAGAAGAAGAAGATTGCCCAGCTCCAGGACTTCGTCGCGCGCTTCCACGCCGGCACCCGCGCCTCGCAGGTGCAGAGCCGCATCAAGCAGATCGACAAGCTGAAGTCGGACGACCTCAAGCGCTCCAACATCGCGCGCCCGTTCATCCGCTTCGACCAGAAGGTGGTCAGCGGCAAGCAGACGCTGATGGTCGAAGGCATCCACAAGTCCTTCGAGGGCCAGGAGGTCATCAAGCCCTTCAACGCCCTGGTCTGCAAGGGCGAGAAGGTCTGCGTCATCGGCCGCAACGGCGTGGGCAAGTCCACGCTGGTGAAGATGATTGCCGGCCAGTTGGAGCCGGACGGCGGGAAGATTGGCTGGGGCCACCAGGCCTCCGTGGGCTACCTGCCGCAGGACCACCACGGCGTCGTGCGCAAGGGCACCACCTGCTTCGGCTGGCTGCGTGACCTGCACGACAAGCTCACCAACGAGGAGATCTCCGGCGTGCTGGGCCGGATGCTCTTCTCCGGTGAGGAGCGGATGAAGAACACCGACACCCTCTCCGGTGGTGAGACGGTGCGGCTGCTCCTGTCCAAGCTGATGATCATGCAGGACAACGTGCTGGTGCTCGACGAGCCCACCAACCACCTGGACCTCGAGTCCATCGCCGCGCTGGCCGAAGGCCTCCAGAAGTACGAGGGCACGGTCATCGTCGTCACGCACGACCAGGAGCTCATCTCCGAGGTGGCCACCCGCATCTGGTCGCTCCAGGCGGGCAAGGAAGTGCTCGACTTCAACGGGCCCTACTCGGAGTTCGTGGAGAAGCACTCCGACGTCGCCGCGCGCCGCCGGTAG
- a CDS encoding chitobiase/beta-hexosaminidase C-terminal domain-containing protein, giving the protein MSQTPSWPLRCGAVLLTAQLVLACGGGEPKPPPPTDLTPPTTRATPAGGDFTTAVVVTLACDDGGGSGCAATYYTLDGSTPGTGSTQYREPFTLGSTTTVRFYSVDAAGNAEAPGTATLTLVGAADTEPPSTVANPASGAFSSPRSVALTCDDGAGSGCAATHYTLDGSVPTQASPRYTAPLSIATSTTLRFFSVDRVGNVEAVRQARYVVDTEAPQVAATPRGSTFTGTRAVTLACDDGEGSGCAAIHYTNNGAIPSLDSSVYEEPLVLTATTRVRFIAVDWVGNVSEVVSELYTRETSGEDRVAPTTTATPAGGVYWSAQSVVLGCADDAEGSGCAGTYYTVDGSAPTTSSIRYTGPITVASSTTLRFFSMDIAGNVEPVKSEQYTMDTVPPVTTATPVGGVYQDAVTVTLVCNDGGSGCAATRYTLDGSAPVSSALLYERPITITRNTMLRFASTDAAGNVEQAKQESYVLPDLDRTASEQIQAVRNAANGPVNLIINGARITFIKDAVGNAVNDAAGFFLQAERTGPAVFVPVDPATLSPVPRVGDRVRVTVNAKSVVNGQTRASLSGFNVLSSGHSVSELLQDVSDVDVTIGGTQPEYESEYISITGTIGAPGFSAAGLGHLQAPLTTVGVPAGSVAAAVLRLRVVEPLRDSLALTSGCSLTVTSPLWIFMSGTRMTPTIQPTVWTASQATVHSCPAPRVINAWATTRNTVMVRFGRPLDAASLVANGSQFSIPGLSVTQAQLQSRTEVALTTSNQTPRQQYTVTVATTVRDARGVALDPSATQTSFPGYVQTARLRLSEVAPAVPQNRDLVELVVLASGSVQGATLTDGNTVLATLPDVQVSTGDIIVIHLNPDRVTLGWDAPASETTSRAEYPRSQYAANHDTAWDFQGGTTGIFPGNRVLRIRDTFGTTQDALAVIETNDAFANYPTMLQSLQAEGQWWPADCSGVPCDYPDAWDVSVDWTQAFGTPGLATSLGRNGQGDTDSASDWSVSMSSFGYANPLP; this is encoded by the coding sequence ATGTCTCAGACCCCCTCCTGGCCCCTGCGCTGCGGCGCGGTGCTTCTCACGGCTCAACTCGTCCTTGCGTGTGGTGGCGGGGAGCCGAAGCCTCCACCTCCCACCGACCTCACGCCGCCCACGACACGCGCCACGCCCGCGGGAGGCGACTTCACCACCGCCGTGGTGGTGACGCTGGCTTGTGACGACGGCGGCGGCAGTGGCTGCGCGGCCACGTACTACACGCTGGATGGCTCCACGCCCGGCACGGGCTCCACGCAGTATCGCGAGCCCTTCACACTGGGGAGCACCACCACGGTGCGCTTCTACTCCGTGGACGCGGCAGGCAACGCGGAGGCGCCGGGGACCGCGACATTGACCCTGGTGGGTGCGGCGGACACGGAGCCGCCCAGCACGGTGGCCAACCCCGCGAGCGGCGCGTTCAGCAGTCCCCGGAGCGTGGCGCTGACGTGTGACGACGGCGCGGGCAGCGGCTGCGCGGCCACGCACTACACGCTGGATGGCAGCGTTCCTACGCAAGCCTCGCCGCGCTACACGGCGCCCCTGTCCATCGCCACGTCCACCACGCTGCGCTTCTTCTCCGTGGACCGGGTGGGCAACGTCGAGGCGGTGCGGCAGGCGCGTTACGTCGTGGACACGGAGGCGCCTCAGGTGGCCGCGACGCCACGGGGGAGCACGTTCACCGGGACGCGCGCGGTGACGCTGGCGTGTGACGACGGTGAGGGCAGCGGCTGCGCGGCCATCCACTACACCAACAATGGCGCCATTCCCTCCCTGGACTCCTCCGTCTATGAGGAGCCCCTGGTGCTGACGGCCACCACTCGCGTGCGCTTCATCGCGGTGGACTGGGTGGGCAATGTCTCCGAGGTGGTGTCGGAGCTCTACACGCGGGAGACCTCCGGCGAGGACCGCGTGGCCCCCACGACGACGGCGACGCCCGCTGGCGGTGTCTACTGGAGTGCGCAGTCCGTCGTCCTGGGCTGCGCGGATGACGCCGAGGGAAGTGGCTGCGCGGGGACGTACTACACGGTCGACGGCAGCGCGCCGACGACATCCAGCATCCGCTACACGGGCCCCATCACCGTGGCCTCCTCCACCACGCTGCGTTTCTTCTCCATGGACATCGCGGGCAACGTCGAACCGGTGAAGTCCGAGCAGTACACGATGGACACGGTGCCGCCGGTGACGACCGCCACGCCCGTGGGCGGCGTCTACCAGGACGCCGTCACCGTGACGCTGGTGTGCAACGACGGTGGTTCGGGCTGCGCCGCGACGCGCTACACGCTGGATGGCTCCGCGCCGGTGTCGAGCGCGTTGCTGTACGAGCGGCCCATCACGATCACTCGGAACACGATGCTGCGCTTCGCCTCCACGGATGCGGCGGGCAACGTGGAGCAGGCGAAGCAGGAGTCCTACGTGCTGCCCGACCTGGACCGGACGGCGTCCGAGCAGATCCAGGCCGTGCGCAACGCGGCGAATGGCCCGGTGAACCTCATCATCAACGGAGCCCGCATCACCTTCATCAAGGACGCCGTGGGCAACGCGGTGAACGACGCGGCGGGTTTCTTCCTCCAGGCGGAGCGGACCGGGCCCGCCGTCTTCGTTCCGGTGGACCCAGCGACACTATCCCCCGTTCCGCGGGTGGGAGACCGGGTGCGTGTCACCGTGAATGCGAAGAGCGTCGTCAACGGCCAGACGCGCGCGAGCCTCTCTGGCTTCAACGTGCTCAGCTCGGGGCACTCGGTGTCGGAGCTTCTCCAGGACGTCAGCGACGTGGACGTCACCATCGGTGGGACGCAGCCCGAGTATGAGTCCGAGTACATCTCCATCACCGGCACCATCGGCGCACCTGGGTTCTCCGCCGCGGGGCTGGGGCATCTGCAGGCGCCGCTGACGACGGTGGGCGTGCCGGCGGGCTCCGTGGCCGCGGCCGTGCTGCGCCTGCGCGTGGTGGAGCCCCTTCGCGACAGCTTGGCGTTGACGTCGGGCTGCTCGCTGACGGTGACGTCTCCGCTCTGGATCTTCATGTCCGGCACGCGGATGACGCCCACCATCCAGCCCACCGTGTGGACGGCGAGCCAGGCCACCGTGCACTCGTGCCCGGCGCCCCGGGTCATCAACGCATGGGCCACGACCCGCAACACGGTGATGGTGCGTTTCGGCCGCCCGCTCGACGCGGCGAGCCTGGTGGCCAACGGCAGTCAGTTCTCCATCCCCGGGCTGAGCGTCACCCAGGCCCAGTTGCAGAGCCGCACCGAGGTCGCGCTGACGACCAGCAACCAGACGCCGCGCCAGCAGTACACCGTGACGGTGGCGACCACCGTGCGTGACGCGCGCGGCGTCGCGCTGGATCCTTCGGCCACGCAGACGAGCTTCCCGGGCTACGTGCAGACGGCGCGGCTCCGCCTCTCCGAGGTGGCGCCCGCCGTTCCCCAGAACCGCGACCTGGTGGAACTCGTCGTCCTCGCGAGTGGCTCCGTCCAGGGCGCGACGCTGACGGATGGGAACACGGTGCTGGCCACGCTCCCCGATGTGCAGGTGTCGACGGGCGACATCATCGTCATCCACCTCAACCCGGACCGCGTCACGCTCGGGTGGGACGCACCCGCGTCGGAGACGACCAGCCGGGCCGAATACCCGCGGAGCCAGTACGCCGCGAACCATGACACGGCCTGGGACTTCCAAGGGGGTACGACGGGTATCTTTCCGGGCAACCGGGTCCTTCGCATCCGGGACACGTTCGGCACCACCCAGGACGCCCTGGCGGTCATCGAGACCAACGACGCCTTCGCGAACTACCCCACGATGCTCCAGTCGCTCCAGGCAGAGGGCCAGTGGTGGCCGGCGGACTGCTCCGGTGTGCCCTGCGACTATCCGGATGCGTGGGACGTCTCGGTGGACTGGACCCAGGCCTTCGGCACGCCGGGGCTGGCCACGTCGTTGGGGCGAAACGGGCAGGGGGACACGGACTCGGCGAGTGACTGGTCGGTGAGCATGTCCTCGTTCGGCTACGCCAACCCGTTGCCGTAG
- a CDS encoding YihY/virulence factor BrkB family protein, which yields MVLPGKGMGWKTFFLALKDEWTRDEVGDVAGALTFRMILALFPFLLFLVSLAGLLIEPAQAQVLIQELARVAPREVTSILSERIEALANSRPVGLLTVGGVGAVWAASAGVVALMTALNKVYGVTESRPIWKLRGIALLVTLGGAAVAILAAFAVIVTPVIAGKLPGGLGTVLMWLRLPVAGLLMMFLWAVLYYVLPDVNQKFRFITPGSVVGVLIWVFASWGFSQYVANFGKYDVNYGAIGGVIVMLLWMWISAQVILLGAEINAILEHRSPDGKAPGQKVPEQGKALTATKTELEAGGASLPGAPGFQPVVDPVTGRPLDDPPSAPPRLRDTPLAAAFKWTVGMGLGLFLLRKSDSR from the coding sequence ATGGTTCTCCCTGGCAAGGGAATGGGCTGGAAGACGTTCTTTCTGGCGCTGAAGGACGAGTGGACGCGCGACGAGGTGGGGGACGTCGCTGGCGCGCTCACCTTCCGGATGATTCTGGCGCTGTTCCCATTCCTGCTGTTCCTGGTGTCGCTGGCGGGTCTCCTCATCGAGCCCGCCCAGGCCCAGGTGCTCATCCAGGAACTGGCGCGGGTGGCGCCCCGGGAAGTGACGTCCATCCTGAGCGAGCGCATCGAGGCGCTGGCGAACAGCCGGCCGGTGGGGCTGCTGACGGTGGGCGGTGTCGGTGCCGTCTGGGCGGCCTCCGCGGGCGTGGTGGCGCTGATGACGGCGCTCAACAAGGTCTACGGTGTGACGGAGTCGCGTCCCATCTGGAAGCTGCGCGGCATCGCGCTGCTGGTGACACTGGGCGGAGCGGCGGTGGCCATCCTCGCGGCGTTCGCGGTCATCGTCACGCCCGTCATCGCTGGCAAGCTTCCCGGCGGGTTGGGCACCGTGCTCATGTGGCTGCGGCTCCCGGTAGCGGGCCTGCTGATGATGTTTCTGTGGGCGGTGCTGTACTACGTGCTGCCGGACGTGAATCAGAAGTTCCGTTTCATCACCCCGGGCTCGGTGGTGGGCGTGCTCATCTGGGTGTTCGCGTCGTGGGGCTTCTCCCAGTATGTGGCCAACTTCGGCAAGTACGACGTCAACTACGGCGCCATCGGCGGTGTCATCGTCATGCTGCTGTGGATGTGGATCTCCGCGCAGGTCATCCTGCTGGGCGCGGAAATCAACGCCATCCTCGAGCACCGTTCCCCGGACGGAAAGGCGCCGGGCCAGAAGGTCCCGGAGCAGGGCAAGGCGCTGACCGCCACCAAGACGGAACTGGAGGCGGGAGGTGCGTCGCTTCCGGGCGCTCCGGGCTTCCAGCCCGTGGTGGACCCGGTGACGGGCCGGCCCCTGGATGACCCACCGTCCGCTCCACCCAGGCTGCGTGACACGCCGCTCGCGGCGGCCTTCAAGTGGACCGTGGGCATGGGCCTGGGGTTGTTCCTGCTGCGCAAGTCGGACTCCCGGTAG
- a CDS encoding PEGA domain-containing protein, translating to MFVSCLLSVSLALSAGAAPGMPPDTQAPTPSHTLWLVQALYPGQDALLQRTEEGIAALIPQDVQAEQLIGRGALAMHLKGQGGDLRCVSGEARCREPLEAYLESLGLERVVLVQVGQDDAGYRFRAVSVRPGTGARGQAETANPAFEKALAGVLVKFLSLNATVVAETTPAGATVFIDGVKVGSTPFTTEVLPGEHTFRFELASHLPKEETRVMSSRQQVKLDATLEKVPARLVVKAQPEGAEIRVDGQPVGTTAVDQGIQPGTRRVSLTLDGYEPHEVTAEIAPGGTYTLEHALTPTSMQSFKLAMRRRKEATMARQSYLEASFEMQRLTGTSLASQPLSTSEELESLRTRDVRAPGSRNLRGVGVEYGRYGQFFGVMLVGATYASTGDTWTLGIDVPPGVGGVGPDGVSSLDTRVQAVSLRALQPQLRYVLGPVSFAIQVGLEGRGLLVKERAGDAAIFKDGLYALDLHASGQATARIFVYEGLYASVAYQHSFTLLKKIAGTSNIRGGLGYAF from the coding sequence ATGTTCGTCTCCTGTCTCCTGAGTGTCAGCCTGGCGCTGAGCGCCGGCGCCGCACCCGGAATGCCCCCGGACACCCAGGCACCCACCCCTTCGCACACGCTGTGGCTCGTCCAGGCCCTGTACCCAGGACAGGACGCGTTGCTGCAACGCACCGAGGAAGGGATTGCCGCGCTGATACCGCAAGACGTGCAGGCGGAGCAGCTCATCGGCCGGGGCGCCCTGGCCATGCACCTGAAGGGCCAGGGCGGCGACCTGCGCTGCGTGTCCGGCGAGGCGCGCTGCCGGGAGCCGCTGGAGGCGTACCTGGAATCACTGGGTCTGGAGCGCGTGGTGCTGGTGCAGGTGGGCCAGGACGACGCCGGCTACCGCTTCCGCGCCGTCAGCGTCCGGCCCGGCACGGGCGCCCGGGGTCAGGCGGAGACGGCGAACCCGGCGTTCGAGAAGGCCCTGGCCGGCGTGCTGGTGAAGTTCCTGTCGCTCAATGCCACGGTGGTGGCGGAGACGACGCCCGCGGGGGCCACCGTCTTCATCGACGGCGTGAAGGTGGGCTCCACGCCCTTCACCACGGAGGTGCTGCCGGGTGAGCACACCTTCCGCTTCGAACTGGCTTCGCACCTTCCGAAGGAAGAGACGCGCGTGATGAGCTCGCGCCAGCAGGTCAAGCTGGACGCCACGCTGGAGAAGGTGCCCGCGCGGCTGGTGGTGAAGGCGCAGCCGGAGGGCGCGGAGATTCGCGTGGACGGCCAGCCGGTGGGGACCACCGCGGTGGACCAGGGCATCCAGCCGGGCACGCGCAGGGTGTCGCTGACGTTGGACGGCTACGAGCCCCACGAGGTGACGGCGGAGATCGCGCCCGGCGGGACCTACACGCTGGAGCACGCGCTGACGCCCACCTCCATGCAGTCCTTCAAGCTGGCCATGCGCCGCCGCAAGGAAGCCACCATGGCGCGGCAAAGCTACCTGGAGGCCTCGTTCGAGATGCAGCGCCTCACGGGCACGTCGCTGGCGTCCCAGCCGCTGAGCACCTCGGAGGAGCTGGAGAGCCTGCGCACTCGGGACGTGCGCGCGCCGGGCTCGCGCAACCTGCGCGGCGTGGGCGTCGAGTACGGCCGCTATGGGCAGTTCTTCGGCGTCATGCTGGTGGGCGCCACCTACGCCTCCACCGGCGACACATGGACGCTGGGCATCGACGTACCGCCTGGCGTGGGCGGCGTGGGGCCGGACGGCGTGTCGTCGCTGGACACGCGGGTGCAGGCGGTGTCGCTGCGCGCGCTCCAGCCGCAACTGCGCTACGTGCTCGGGCCCGTGTCCTTCGCCATCCAGGTGGGACTGGAGGGCCGAGGGCTGCTGGTGAAGGAACGCGCGGGTGACGCGGCCATCTTCAAGGACGGCCTCTACGCGCTGGACCTGCACGCGTCCGGACAGGCCACCGCGCGCATCTTCGTGTACGAGGGCCTGTACGCCTCCGTCGCGTACCAGCACAGCTTCACGCTGCTGAAGAAGATTGCCGGAACGAGCAACATTCGCGGAGGGCTGGGCTATGCGTTCTGA
- a CDS encoding tetratricopeptide repeat protein — MRSDLRRLTWACVLLTCGLSLAEPLVGPSVGRGDALLAEGTRLYNKRKHKDAAEVLLQATRANPSLLPAYLGLARARMGAKDVPGACAAYRAYVRSAPDIQDRTKAQRELALCERKLKAARRKKRNKVPPDMTARHVELKAGFFAALEEGRLVGPGAAGETLRTLVSEGYLGTDLGDMAARLSAASQATTNELHQRALAGEALPTARLRESGALFDLARDTGEPSAKAAAQAPFLEGLAALQSGDSTGAQRLFAKAASAAPERTEYRVWRAAALQRAGDLDGALTVLETDLPQDARTDVLRAASAQRKSPEAGARELERILFQRYAPATR, encoded by the coding sequence ATGCGTTCTGACCTGCGGCGCCTGACGTGGGCCTGTGTGCTGCTGACGTGTGGCCTGTCCCTGGCCGAGCCCCTGGTGGGGCCCTCCGTCGGCCGTGGCGATGCGCTGCTGGCCGAGGGCACCCGCCTCTACAACAAGCGCAAGCACAAGGACGCGGCGGAGGTGTTGCTCCAGGCCACGCGCGCCAACCCGTCCCTGCTGCCCGCCTACCTGGGCCTGGCCCGCGCGCGCATGGGGGCGAAGGACGTCCCCGGGGCCTGCGCCGCCTACCGCGCCTACGTGCGCAGCGCGCCGGACATCCAGGACCGCACCAAGGCGCAGCGCGAGCTGGCCCTGTGCGAGCGCAAGCTGAAGGCCGCGCGCCGCAAGAAGCGCAACAAGGTGCCGCCCGACATGACGGCCCGGCACGTGGAGCTGAAGGCCGGCTTCTTCGCCGCGCTGGAGGAAGGCCGGCTGGTGGGCCCCGGCGCGGCGGGCGAGACGCTGCGCACGCTGGTGTCCGAGGGCTACCTGGGCACGGACCTGGGAGACATGGCCGCGCGGCTGAGCGCGGCCTCCCAGGCCACCACCAACGAACTGCACCAGCGGGCCCTGGCCGGTGAAGCGCTCCCCACGGCGCGCCTGCGGGAGTCCGGCGCGCTCTTCGACCTGGCTCGAGACACGGGGGAGCCGTCCGCCAAGGCCGCTGCCCAGGCGCCTTTCCTGGAAGGGCTCGCGGCGCTCCAGAGTGGAGACTCCACCGGGGCGCAGCGCCTGTTCGCGAAGGCCGCATCAGCGGCGCCCGAGCGCACCGAGTACCGCGTGTGGCGCGCCGCCGCGCTCCAGCGCGCCGGAGATTTGGACGGCGCGCTGACGGTGCTGGAGACGGACCTGCCGCAAGATGCGCGCACGGACGTGCTCCGCGCGGCCTCCGCCCAGCGAAAGTCCCCCGAGGCGGGGGCTCGCGAGTTGGAGCGCATCCTCTTCCAGCGCTACGCCCCGGCCACGCGCTGA
- a CDS encoding serine/threonine protein kinase, producing MSLFICQRCEAQHEKWDGACPACGGTELLTVAPAVDRMLGRVVASRFRILRRLGQGGMGSVYLAEQVGIGQQVAMKFLNSGLSMDPDVARRFLNEAKSYARVAHPNAVTLHDFGQDEEGSLYISMEYVEGDDLKSLLAACGRLALDEAVDIVLQVADVLAYAHARQVIHRDLKPENIMVRQGMRGWHVKVLDFGIARITDGATRLTVQGAVAGTPRYMSPEQAMGLDVDARADVYAVGIVLFELLTGQQPFDGNSVSEIMQKQVHQPMPRLAQVAADLQYPTVDAVIQKATAKRREERYATMEAFASDLVNALPTLTSRRAVSGINPAITGGGLEPARPATLLFGTEGSEATLVRAAPAEAAPVTGSAPIPLTQPAAPSGLRVGSEGFNKTAHAASPYAAPKRSKSSAVVGLGIAGVLLLGGVGLVALRGGSRDDVKEGTLVPVGSPAQPASPVAPPAKEAGASPHATSGTVETAPDDVATRQLKVLAAGQAIDIGNDFNEGRLDSAMKRLAQARSLGLDAVEPELAALAGKVEDASKRMARARALENDGNCETAITLYRALKRDHPQLVEAQRGIRRCQDMLPPEVSD from the coding sequence ATGTCGCTCTTCATCTGCCAGCGATGCGAGGCCCAGCATGAGAAGTGGGACGGCGCCTGTCCGGCCTGTGGTGGCACCGAGCTGCTGACGGTGGCGCCGGCCGTGGACCGGATGCTCGGCCGTGTCGTGGCGAGCCGCTTCCGCATCCTCCGGCGGCTGGGCCAGGGCGGCATGGGTTCGGTGTACCTGGCCGAACAGGTGGGCATCGGCCAGCAGGTGGCGATGAAGTTCCTCAACAGCGGCCTGTCCATGGACCCGGACGTGGCCCGCCGCTTCCTCAACGAAGCCAAGAGCTACGCGCGAGTGGCCCACCCCAACGCAGTGACGCTGCACGACTTCGGGCAGGACGAGGAAGGCAGCCTCTACATCTCCATGGAGTACGTGGAGGGGGATGACCTCAAGAGCCTGCTCGCCGCGTGTGGCCGGCTCGCGCTCGACGAAGCCGTGGACATCGTCCTCCAGGTGGCGGACGTGCTCGCCTATGCCCACGCGCGCCAGGTCATCCACCGCGACCTCAAGCCGGAGAACATCATGGTCCGGCAGGGCATGCGCGGCTGGCACGTGAAGGTCCTGGACTTCGGCATCGCCCGAATCACCGACGGCGCGACACGGCTCACCGTCCAGGGCGCGGTGGCCGGCACGCCGCGTTACATGTCCCCCGAGCAGGCCATGGGCCTGGACGTGGACGCCCGCGCGGACGTGTACGCGGTGGGCATCGTCCTCTTCGAGCTGCTCACCGGTCAGCAGCCCTTCGACGGCAACAGCGTCTCCGAAATCATGCAGAAGCAGGTCCACCAGCCCATGCCACGACTGGCGCAGGTGGCGGCGGACCTCCAATATCCAACCGTCGACGCCGTCATCCAGAAGGCCACCGCGAAGCGCCGCGAGGAGCGCTACGCCACCATGGAGGCCTTCGCGTCGGACCTGGTCAACGCGTTGCCTACCCTCACCAGCCGGCGCGCCGTCAGCGGCATCAACCCCGCCATCACCGGCGGTGGCCTCGAACCGGCGCGACCGGCCACGCTCCTCTTTGGCACGGAGGGCTCCGAGGCCACCCTGGTGCGCGCCGCCCCGGCGGAGGCCGCGCCGGTGACGGGCTCCGCGCCCATTCCGCTGACCCAGCCCGCCGCGCCCTCCGGGCTCCGGGTGGGCTCAGAGGGCTTCAACAAGACGGCGCACGCGGCCTCCCCCTACGCGGCGCCGAAGCGCTCGAAGTCCAGCGCGGTGGTGGGGCTGGGCATCGCGGGCGTCCTGCTCCTGGGCGGCGTGGGCCTCGTGGCCCTCCGGGGCGGCAGCCGCGACGACGTCAAGGAGGGAACCCTGGTTCCAGTCGGTTCCCCGGCGCAACCGGCGTCTCCCGTGGCGCCCCCCGCCAAAGAGGCCGGCGCGTCACCTCACGCCACCAGCGGGACGGTGGAGACGGCGCCCGACGATGTCGCGACCCGGCAGCTCAAGGTGCTCGCGGCGGGACAGGCCATCGACATCGGCAATGACTTCAACGAAGGCCGGCTGGACAGCGCGATGAAACGGCTGGCCCAGGCACGGAGCCTGGGATTGGACGCCGTCGAGCCCGAGCTGGCGGCGCTCGCGGGCAAGGTGGAGGACGCCTCGAAGCGCATGGCCCGCGCCCGAGCCCTGGAGAACGACGGCAACTGCGAGACGGCCATCACCCTCTATCGCGCCCTGAAGCGCGACCATCCGCAGCTCGTGGAGGCCCAGCGGGGCATCCGGCGCTGCCAGGATATGCTGCCTCCGGAGGTGTCCGACTAG